The window ACAAAACTGCAAGAGATTAACACTCAACATTCTAATTCTTCATTCCCAATTTCCAGTTCTCAATCTCTCATTCCCGTTGGCATTGTCACAGAACGAGACATCGTGCAGTTTCAGGCATTGGAACTGGATTTGTCGCGCATGATTGCTCAAGATGTGATGAGTACACCACTCTTTTGTCTACGTCCCTCCGATTCTTTGTGGCACGCTCATGAAGAGATGCATCGCCATCATGTGCGACGCTTAATTGTCATTGGTAGCGAGGGAGAATTAATTGGCATTGTTTCCCAAACCAGTCTGCTACAAGTGCTGAACCCAGCAGATATGTATGGGGTGATTGAAGTCTTACAACAGGTAGTGGAAGAACGAACGGCTGAGTTAAAGAAAACCAATGAACGACTGCGCCATGAGATTGTTGAACGCGAACGTGCGGAATTAGCTCTGTTAGAGGCGCATGATCACTTAAAAATACAGGTTGAGGAGAGGACGGCACAGCTAACCCAAGCCAATGCCCAGTTACAGCAAGACATTTTGGAACGCCAACGGGTAGAGGCAGCACTGCGGCAAAGTGAAGCAAAATTGAGACAACAGGCAACCCAGCTAAGACTGACTCTCGAAGAACTGCACTCCTATCAAACGCAGCTAATTCAGACCGAAAAAATGTCAGCGCTGGGTTTGTTGGTTGCGGGTGTAGCTCACGAAATTAACAATCCCATTAATTTTATTTACGGCAATATTGCTTACGCCAGTCAATACATAGAAGACATCATGGATTTGCTGCAACTGTATGAGCAGCAATATCCCCAGTCCCTCATAGAAATTCAGGAAAAAGCCGAAAAGATTGACCTAGATTTTGTGAGAACCGACCTACCTAAACTACTCAGTTCCATGAAGCTGGGAGCTGATCGCATCCGAGATTTAGTCCTCTCTTTACGGAATTTCTCTCGCTTGGATGAAGCGGAGATGAAATTTGTTAATCTGCACGAGGGACTTGATAGCACTTTATTGATTTTACAGAATCAGCTCAAAGCAATAACTGGGCGTTCGGAAATTAAAGTGATTAAAGAGTATGGCAATCTGCCCCTAGTGGAGTGTTATCCAGGGCAACTTAACCAGGTCTTTATGAATCTTTTGAGCAATGCAATTGATGCCCTAGAAGAATTGAGAACCCTGAGTGCACATTGTGCCAATTGCAATTCTCAACATTCCCTCCATGCCCCGACCATTACCATTCGCACGGGGCTTAAGGAAGTGAGGAGTAAAGAGTCGATTGCTGACTCGCCATCCGATCGGATGGCAACACCACCCATGTCCACCCTGCACGCGGTGATCCGAATCGCCGATAATGGTTCGGGGATGACAGAGTCTGTATGTCAACATTTATTTGACCCTTTTTTTACAACAAAAGCGGTTGGCAAAGGTACAGGCTTGGGTTTGTCAATTAGCTATCAGATTGTGGTGAAAAAACATGGTGGGCAGATCAAGTGTATTTCTGCCCTAGGGCAAGGCACTGAGTTTGTGATTGAAATTCCAATTGCACAACGAAATCCGGCGACAGGATTTGTCCTAGACAGCTTGAAGTCGTCTTTTATTGAAGACTCTAAGGTATAACATTTGTCAGCCACCCCAATGGAAAACTTTACACAGTAAGCTACTCGGCATTCAAGTGCCAAGGTTAAGAAGCTCTTAAGGCTGGGGGAGAAGATTATGCCAATTAAAGGCACATCAGTTTATTCGCTTAACCCAAGCTTTTTTGAGTAGAGTGGAAGTAATAAGAAAGCAAAAGCTAGCGTAGAGTTTCCAAAACCATGAGTTTATCCCTAAAGCAGCTAACCCTTTATCTGACTTTGCTAGGCATAGGCGGGGGTGCAGGGGTGTTGGGTAGTCGTTATCTCATGGCAGAGCAGCAGGTGGCAAGCTCCCCACAGGCAGTTCCCGCTGTCTTGCAGCCCTTGCCGCCTAGGTCATCCATTCCTGCTCCCGACGCCAACGTCAACTTTATTGCTCAGGCTGTAGAGCTCGTGGGGCCAGCGGTTGTGAGGATTGATTCAGCGCGTAAACTCTCATCCAAAGATGTTCCAGAACCGTTCAAAAATCCCTTCTTCCGGCGCTTTTTTGGGAATGAGACGCCCCCTCCTGAACAACGGGTGGAACGAGGAACTGGTTCAGGATTTATTATCAGCTCAGATGGACGTTTGATTACCAATGCTCACGTTATTGCAGGTGCAGATAATGTGAAAGTGACGCTGAAGGATGGTCGGACGTTTTCAGGACGGGTGGTAGGTGTAGATTCAGTCACCGATGTGGCTGTGGTCAAAATTGAGGCGAAGAATTTACCCACCGTTCGTTTAGGAACAGCCCAGAAGCTAATTCCAGGGGAGTGGGCGATCGCGATCGGCAATCCCTTGGGTTTGGATAACACGGTAACGGTTGGCATCATCAGTGCGTTGGATCGCTCTAGTTCTCAAGTCGGTGTTCCCGAAAAACGGGTGAGCTTTATCCAGACGGATGCCGCCATTAACCCTGGTAATTCTGGAGGGCCTTTGTTAAATGCCAAAGGTGAAGTAATTGGAATTAACACAGCCATTCGTGCTGGTGCTCAGGGATTAGGCTTTGCCATCCCGATTGAAACCGCCCAGCGAATTGCCAATCAGCTCTTCACTAAAGGTCGGGTTGAGCATCCGTACTTGGGCATTAAGATGGTAACGCTAACACCAGATTTAAGGAAAGAACTGAATGAAGACAAGAGTTTCGGGGTCAAAGTAACGCGAGACACCGGTGTCGTCATTGTCAGCGTTGCCAAAAACTCACCAGCCGCTCAGGCGGGTTTTCAACCCGGAGATGTGATCGAAAAAGTGGCTGGTAAACCTATTAAGAGTGCAGCAGAGGTACAACAGCAGGTTGAAGTCAGTACGGTGGGAGCCAATTTAGATGTTGAAGTGTCTCGTCAGGGTAACAGACAAAGGCTCCAAGTCCGACCTGGAGCTTTCCCGACGGAGTCATCAGAAGAGTAATACGAAGTGGCGTTCCCAGAGAGCTGGGGAGCTAAGGATCGGCGGCAAAAGTCGGCTATTTTTGACGGCAACTGGGTATAAGCTTATGTGCATTCAAGCTGCATCAAGATAGGGAATAAAAATACTGTGCTTTTCCTACGAAGCTGCCAGCCTTCGTCGCCGTTGTGGAGATTTGCGGTTTAGCATCCCAGCTTTCATCAAAAACCTCCTTGTGGACACCCCCACCTCGCGCAGCAGGTGGGGGAGGAAACAAGGTCAATTATTGGGGTTCAATACCCCAGCAATTGACAATAACGTAGTGGGCTAACCAGCAACCCTGTTGCGCGACAAAGTAGCTGGACTTTAGATGCAGTAAACTGCCCCAATCGTTTCCAATTCAAATCAGAAACACTTACTTGTTTTTGGGTGTCTCCACTTACCCACCCTACGCAAACCCGACCCGCCATTTCTGCCTTAACTAAATCGCCTTTACGGAAATCATGACGAGTAGTTGTACCCCCATATTTTCTACGTTTTCCTCCTTTTGCAGGAATCATTAAATGTAGTTGGCGACGACTGACTGGTGGACGACGAATCACAACGAATGGGGCTGGGGTTATAGACACAAACCCATCCCACCATCCCTGCTTACCTTTAAGTTGTCGGTACTGAATAAACTGACTTGATGCCAGACTTATTCCATCGACAGCATGGGTTTCGGGTGACTGGTTAGATTTATCCTTCTTTTCCTTAACTAATCCAATCTGCTGTCGAATAGCTGCTGTTTCCCATCCGTACAGAGTAGATGTAGGTGCAAGCTTAGACAAATGCTCTAACATCCATTTTTGTCCTACCATCACAGGTGAGAATCCATTGCCTGAACGAGCTTTTTTGCGTCCAGAGGTTAAGTCAACATCAGCTTTAATGTACTCATAGACAACTTGGCTAATCGGAAAGATCTGACATAACTCAGTAGCAACTCTTAGCTCCAATTGCCGATTAGCTCGAACACTTGGAGGCAGTTTATTGCCTCTGCGATTAGCAAATCTTTTCTGACGATGCGCCCTTTGGTTGTAGGGAGCTTTCCGATTAATTCGTCTCCCTCTACGTCCGCGTCTCATCATTCGACGCTGCTCCATTCGGTCTTTGATTGACTGAAATGGCAGCACCAAATGAGCCATAAATAACGTCACTTTGGATGACTGCACTCCAATACCCGAATAGTGCTTACCAGGGTCAATGCCTATTGCTATAGGCTGAGTTTTTTCTCCTGATGGTTGGTTGATTAACTGAATATAAAACACCCCTAAGTCTGACCACTTTTTTACCGCCAATCCATCCTGAATCCAACGACGTGCGCGGCTCGGTTTGGTTGGCATCAATGGCTTTCCTTCTGGTGATACAACTGGAATTCGTAGCATCGTGATAAACCTATGCGCGAGTAATTGTCTCTTCGCCCACCGAATCCAACATGCTTGGCTTGTGCCCAACGCCTCTAACCAGGAGGCTTGCAGATAATCCGAGCTAGAGAAGTACTCTTGATGTGCGTAGCAGGATTCGGCTCAAGGGCTATTCAATGTTTCAGTGAGACTGGCTTCTCACTCCCCCACCTCGCGCTCTTCAGGTGGGGGTTATTGAAGTCCAAAGCAAAAGGGTTAACAGGTGTACTCACAAACTCTGTGAACGCTACCTATCAACCCTTGACTTCATTAGAGGTTTCAGTGGCTAGAGACTGAATTACTCCAGCCTTAACCTCTAATCCTCACAGTTTATTTGCTTTCTGAGAACTCAGCGTCAATCACATCATCACCACCGGAACTCCCTGCGCCTGCGCCTGTGTCGGAACCGCCTGCACCCGGAGGTGTGGGGCCACCATCTGCATCACCACCGGCTTGTTGATACAGGTTGGTGCTGATGCTGTAGAGTACCTGCTGTAATTCTGGAGTCAGCGTTTTAATCCGCTCGTCGTCTTCTTGCTGAACCGCCTCACGCA of the Allocoleopsis franciscana PCC 7113 genome contains:
- a CDS encoding CBS domain-containing protein, with the translated sequence MQPNGLSIQSLALTHAIDTHFMTVAPDTPLVDVLALMSQFRSCMLPDGDRNFHKNPYEVNRDRTEIDCMGQAGNAIFELSDTADGCVLVTEKLQLIGIFTERDIVRLTADGICLKSLNMAEVMTRPPVTLRQSQEHDVFTALGLFRQHHIRHLPIVDEQGQPVGIVTHDSIRRALQPVNLLTRLRYVKDVMTTQIVHASVNSSVLYLAKLMTEHQVSCVVITEETKLQEINTQHSNSSFPISSSQSLIPVGIVTERDIVQFQALELDLSRMIAQDVMSTPLFCLRPSDSLWHAHEEMHRHHVRRLIVIGSEGELIGIVSQTSLLQVLNPADMYGVIEVLQQVVEERTAELKKTNERLRHEIVERERAELALLEAHDHLKIQVEERTAQLTQANAQLQQDILERQRVEAALRQSEAKLRQQATQLRLTLEELHSYQTQLIQTEKMSALGLLVAGVAHEINNPINFIYGNIAYASQYIEDIMDLLQLYEQQYPQSLIEIQEKAEKIDLDFVRTDLPKLLSSMKLGADRIRDLVLSLRNFSRLDEAEMKFVNLHEGLDSTLLILQNQLKAITGRSEIKVIKEYGNLPLVECYPGQLNQVFMNLLSNAIDALEELRTLSAHCANCNSQHSLHAPTITIRTGLKEVRSKESIADSPSDRMATPPMSTLHAVIRIADNGSGMTESVCQHLFDPFFTTKAVGKGTGLGLSISYQIVVKKHGGQIKCISALGQGTEFVIEIPIAQRNPATGFVLDSLKSSFIEDSKV
- a CDS encoding HhoA/HhoB/HtrA family serine endopeptidase — its product is MSLSLKQLTLYLTLLGIGGGAGVLGSRYLMAEQQVASSPQAVPAVLQPLPPRSSIPAPDANVNFIAQAVELVGPAVVRIDSARKLSSKDVPEPFKNPFFRRFFGNETPPPEQRVERGTGSGFIISSDGRLITNAHVIAGADNVKVTLKDGRTFSGRVVGVDSVTDVAVVKIEAKNLPTVRLGTAQKLIPGEWAIAIGNPLGLDNTVTVGIISALDRSSSQVGVPEKRVSFIQTDAAINPGNSGGPLLNAKGEVIGINTAIRAGAQGLGFAIPIETAQRIANQLFTKGRVEHPYLGIKMVTLTPDLRKELNEDKSFGVKVTRDTGVVIVSVAKNSPAAQAGFQPGDVIEKVAGKPIKSAAEVQQQVEVSTVGANLDVEVSRQGNRQRLQVRPGAFPTESSEE
- a CDS encoding RRXRR domain-containing protein — encoded protein: MLRIPVVSPEGKPLMPTKPSRARRWIQDGLAVKKWSDLGVFYIQLINQPSGEKTQPIAIGIDPGKHYSGIGVQSSKVTLFMAHLVLPFQSIKDRMEQRRMMRRGRRGRRINRKAPYNQRAHRQKRFANRRGNKLPPSVRANRQLELRVATELCQIFPISQVVYEYIKADVDLTSGRKKARSGNGFSPVMVGQKWMLEHLSKLAPTSTLYGWETAAIRQQIGLVKEKKDKSNQSPETHAVDGISLASSQFIQYRQLKGKQGWWDGFVSITPAPFVVIRRPPVSRRQLHLMIPAKGGKRRKYGGTTTRHDFRKGDLVKAEMAGRVCVGWVSGDTQKQVSVSDLNWKRLGQFTASKVQLLCRATGLLVSPLRYCQLLGY